A genomic segment from Lutibacter sp. A80 encodes:
- a CDS encoding MalY/PatB family protein: MNQFDKTHTVKNNFIKNNPDFLKPMFGTTDVIPLWIADMDFEVAKPIQEALQELVSRNIYSYEFKTKDVFKAISDWNFKRHQLKLNPESFIQVLGVLTGIGVLIRELSEKGDHIMVQTPVYHQFFKIIETAERKVLNNNLKVVEDHYQMDFDAIKNQIETLNIKVILLCNPHNPVGRVWDREELQTLVDIANEYDVTIISDEIHSEIVYSKGNFNSIVSLNNSENHIAVIGSPAKTFGMQSISNGYLYIQNPKLHKQVEKSVASLYLDHGSILSANATIAAYTKGEEWLENLLEYLENTVNWILDFVEKELPDVTMYKPEGTYQIWLNFSKLNLSDIALKHLIMQQAKLGLAPGDWFESNHTQFMRMNIASPLTKIKQSFYQLKEAINNGLDNSFNETKINYRKKPF; the protein is encoded by the coding sequence ATGAATCAATTTGATAAAACACATACTGTTAAAAACAACTTTATTAAGAATAATCCAGACTTTTTAAAACCAATGTTTGGAACTACAGATGTAATTCCATTATGGATTGCAGATATGGATTTTGAAGTAGCTAAACCCATACAGGAAGCTTTACAAGAATTGGTCTCTAGAAATATTTATTCCTATGAATTTAAAACAAAAGATGTTTTTAAAGCCATTTCAGATTGGAATTTTAAACGTCATCAATTAAAATTAAATCCAGAATCTTTTATTCAAGTTCTTGGTGTACTTACAGGAATAGGCGTTTTAATTAGAGAACTTTCAGAAAAAGGGGATCATATTATGGTACAAACACCTGTATATCATCAATTTTTTAAGATTATAGAAACCGCTGAAAGAAAAGTACTTAACAACAATTTAAAAGTGGTTGAAGATCATTATCAAATGGATTTTGATGCTATAAAAAATCAAATTGAAACCTTAAATATTAAAGTAATTTTACTGTGTAACCCTCATAATCCAGTGGGTAGAGTATGGGATAGAGAAGAACTGCAAACCTTGGTAGATATAGCCAATGAATACGATGTAACTATTATTAGTGACGAAATTCATTCAGAAATTGTATATTCAAAAGGCAACTTTAATAGTATTGTATCCTTAAACAATAGTGAAAATCATATTGCTGTTATTGGATCTCCAGCAAAAACATTTGGTATGCAAAGCATCTCTAACGGCTATTTATACATACAAAATCCGAAGCTTCATAAACAAGTTGAAAAATCTGTAGCATCTTTATATTTAGACCACGGTAGTATACTTTCTGCAAATGCAACCATTGCAGCATATACAAAAGGAGAGGAGTGGTTAGAAAATTTATTAGAGTACCTTGAAAATACCGTAAATTGGATACTTGATTTTGTTGAAAAAGAATTACCAGATGTAACTATGTATAAACCAGAAGGAACTTATCAGATTTGGTTAAACTTTAGTAAACTAAATCTATCTGACATTGCTTTAAAACATTTAATTATGCAACAAGCAAAATTAGGTTTAGCACCAGGAGATTGGTTTGAATCGAATCATACTCAGTTTATGAGAATGAATATTGCGTCTCCATTAACAAAAATTAAACAAAGTTTTTACCAATTAAAAGAAGCCATTAATAACGGTTTAGACAACTCTTTTAATGAGACTAAAATAAATTATAGGAAAAAACCATTTTAA
- a CDS encoding DEAD/DEAH box helicase → MKLLLNIPFTGSIFALIYYKPNKMPFKKLHPEIQEKLTDLKIETPTSFQRKSIPVIKSGSNVYCTAAKGSGKTTTLILTTLQKLKYKAVGTLPRAIVVVETKEKALELYEAFLAYTRHSSLRVYVGHEHIYLDLQKSEIFEGVDILISTPDTMNKLFLSNGVGTSQLLIFNIDDAEFLAKNSAYNALMSITQSIHKCQYVLYSEKKSAVLKRFESYFMEYAKTIAV, encoded by the coding sequence ATGAAACTTCTCCTTAATATTCCATTTACAGGTAGTATATTTGCCTTAATTTATTATAAACCGAACAAAATGCCTTTTAAAAAATTACATCCTGAAATTCAAGAGAAGTTAACAGATTTAAAAATAGAAACACCTACTTCATTTCAGCGTAAAAGTATTCCAGTAATAAAAAGCGGTTCCAATGTTTATTGCACTGCAGCAAAAGGTAGTGGAAAAACTACAACACTTATATTAACAACTCTACAAAAATTAAAATATAAAGCTGTTGGAACACTTCCAAGAGCAATAGTTGTTGTTGAAACTAAGGAAAAAGCGTTAGAATTATACGAAGCTTTTTTAGCTTATACAAGACATAGTTCGTTGAGAGTATATGTTGGTCACGAACATATTTATTTAGATTTACAAAAATCTGAAATATTTGAAGGTGTAGATATTCTTATTTCCACACCAGATACAATGAATAAATTATTCCTATCAAACGGTGTAGGAACCTCTCAATTATTGATTTTTAATATTGACGACGCTGAGTTTTTAGCTAAAAATTCTGCATACAATGCATTAATGTCTATTACGCAAAGCATTCATAAATGCCAATATGTATTATATTCAGAAAAGAAATCTGCAGTACTTAAACGTTTTGAATCTTATTTTATGGAATATGCAAAAACAATAGCTGTTTAG
- a CDS encoding aldo/keto reductase, with amino-acid sequence MSITKIGLGLAALGRPEYINIRNGKTPDKTEEVFTENAFNMLNFAYKQGIRYFDTAPSYGKGEQFLTDWNSEHKYKDITLSTKWGYTYVANWELGFSGTHEVKEHSLNKLLEQWQISKKLLPNLKIYQVHSATFESKILENTAVLNQLFEIKKQTGLQIGITTSGTNQSEIIKEALNIKIDNIDLFDSFQVTYNILEQSTHSVLKHLLQLNKTVIIKEALANGRIFKNEKFNHYQKFYRVLEALATKYQVGVDAIALRFVIDNLAPTYLLSGASSKEQLLQNLKAYNFKFENEELALLKSIDQSNQAYWKERNNLNWN; translated from the coding sequence ATGTCTATTACAAAAATTGGTTTGGGATTAGCAGCCTTAGGAAGACCTGAATATATTAATATAAGAAATGGAAAAACTCCAGATAAAACAGAAGAAGTTTTTACAGAAAATGCTTTTAACATGCTAAATTTTGCATATAAACAAGGTATTCGATATTTCGACACTGCACCTTCTTATGGTAAAGGCGAACAGTTTTTAACAGATTGGAATTCAGAACATAAGTATAAAGATATTACCTTAAGCACAAAATGGGGATATACATATGTAGCAAATTGGGAGTTAGGTTTTAGTGGTACTCATGAGGTTAAAGAGCATTCTTTAAATAAACTTTTAGAACAATGGCAAATTTCAAAAAAACTATTACCAAATTTAAAAATATACCAAGTACATTCAGCGACTTTTGAAAGTAAAATTTTAGAAAATACCGCAGTTTTAAATCAACTTTTTGAAATAAAAAAACAAACGGGACTTCAAATTGGTATTACTACAAGCGGAACAAATCAAAGTGAAATTATTAAAGAAGCATTAAACATAAAGATTGATAATATAGATTTGTTTGATAGTTTTCAGGTTACCTACAATATTTTAGAACAATCTACACATTCCGTTTTAAAGCATTTATTGCAACTTAATAAAACCGTTATTATTAAAGAAGCTTTGGCAAACGGACGTATCTTTAAAAATGAAAAATTCAATCATTATCAGAAGTTTTATCGTGTTTTAGAAGCATTAGCTACAAAATATCAAGTAGGAGTAGATGCAATTGCTCTAAGATTTGTAATAGACAATTTAGCACCAACGTACTTACTTAGTGGCGCATCTAGTAAAGAACAACTCTTACAAAACTTAAAAGCTTATAATTTTAAGTTTGAAAATGAAGAATTAGCGCTATTAAAATCAATAGACCAATCCAATCAAGCATATTGGAAAGAAAGAAACAACTTAAACTGGAACTAA
- a CDS encoding universal stress protein, which translates to MSILAATNFSKTSNNAVLYAASLAKQFNTNLIVFNAFKLPLHASNSRVTDRLFDDLMKENTNKLKNLALDLNKKFDIDVTYKCSYSSLDEEVDSLMTSNNCRYLVIGMSTKSMEQNLLGNPTTTLISMKRFPVLAVPINAKFNGIKNILFACDLLEDIPLKTLAKLRQLAVKLKSEVTVFYVEQKLNELKDIKNDTIDKGLEDVTLLYKNVQSNTVIEALENEIKKSNSDLFVMMPKHYGFWESIIHKSKTRVMASGLNIPLLSIPIN; encoded by the coding sequence ATGAGTATTTTAGCAGCAACAAATTTTTCGAAAACATCTAATAATGCAGTTTTATATGCGGCTTCTTTAGCCAAGCAATTCAATACAAATTTAATTGTATTTAATGCTTTTAAACTACCGTTACATGCTTCAAACTCAAGAGTAACCGATAGGTTATTTGATGATTTAATGAAAGAAAACACTAATAAATTAAAAAATTTAGCTTTAGATTTAAATAAAAAATTTGATATTGATGTAACGTATAAATGTAGTTATTCTAGTTTAGATGAAGAAGTTGATTCTTTAATGACATCTAATAATTGTCGCTATTTAGTTATTGGAATGTCAACAAAATCTATGGAACAAAATTTACTAGGAAACCCTACAACTACTTTAATTAGTATGAAACGATTTCCGGTATTAGCAGTACCAATTAATGCTAAATTTAATGGAATAAAAAACATACTTTTTGCCTGTGATTTATTAGAAGATATTCCTTTAAAAACCTTAGCTAAATTACGTCAATTAGCAGTTAAGCTAAAATCTGAAGTTACCGTTTTTTATGTTGAACAAAAACTTAACGAATTAAAAGATATAAAAAATGATACTATTGATAAAGGTTTAGAAGATGTAACTCTTTTGTATAAAAATGTACAATCAAATACCGTAATTGAAGCTTTAGAAAACGAGATTAAAAAATCTAATTCCGATTTATTTGTAATGATGCCAAAACATTATGGTTTTTGGGAATCTATTATACACAAAAGCAAAACTAGAGTTATGGCTTCTGGATTAAATATTCCATTATTATCCATTCCAATAAATTAA
- a CDS encoding bifunctional 2-polyprenyl-6-hydroxyphenol methylase/3-demethylubiquinol 3-O-methyltransferase UbiG yields MKIIIFDTYTLIMSFYQQIAPYYHHIFKVNINQIDFVKSKIPENDATIIDVGCGIGTLSFELIAYYKHVLGIDMDAEMIQTALKAKETVLKPVEFQQLSMLQLNTLNTKNSIDGVVCFGNTLVHLNSLNEVADFLQQAKAVLKSNGKLLLQIVNYDRIISKNIKHLPLIENDEIIFERNYSYQELENKIDFNTQLTVKATQQIIENSIQLLPLLKKDLTLLLNKAGFDNCNYYGNFKQEPYTINSPALIIEAW; encoded by the coding sequence ATGAAAATTATTATATTTGATACTTATACACTAATTATGAGTTTTTATCAGCAAATTGCCCCTTATTATCATCATATTTTTAAAGTTAATATCAATCAAATTGATTTTGTTAAGTCCAAAATACCTGAAAATGATGCTACTATTATAGATGTAGGATGCGGAATTGGAACACTCTCTTTTGAACTGATTGCGTATTACAAACATGTTCTTGGAATTGATATGGATGCTGAAATGATACAAACGGCCTTAAAAGCAAAGGAAACTGTATTAAAACCGGTTGAATTTCAACAATTGAGTATGCTTCAATTAAATACGTTGAACACTAAAAATTCTATAGATGGTGTTGTTTGTTTTGGAAATACTTTGGTTCATTTGAATTCATTAAATGAAGTCGCTGATTTTTTACAACAAGCAAAAGCAGTACTTAAATCAAATGGAAAATTGTTGCTGCAAATAGTTAATTATGATAGAATTATTTCAAAAAACATTAAGCATTTACCACTCATAGAAAATGATGAGATTATTTTTGAACGAAATTATTCCTATCAAGAATTAGAAAATAAAATTGATTTTAATACCCAACTAACTGTTAAAGCAACCCAACAAATAATAGAAAACAGTATTCAATTATTACCCTTATTAAAAAAGGACCTTACTCTTTTATTAAATAAAGCTGGTTTTGATAATTGCAACTATTATGGAAATTTTAAGCAGGAACCATATACTATTAACAGCCCTGCTTTAATTATAGAAGCTTGGTAA
- a CDS encoding FAD-dependent oxidoreductase, whose amino-acid sequence MNDILLYGADWCPDCRRAKAYLKENNVDFTFVDVDLDKEATAKVEAINNGKRIIPTVIIKDKSYTNPDNTELAAVLGFNEVGNVQLFGADWCPDCRRAKSFLRDNGINFDFIDVDTYDWATAKVEAINNGKRIIPTILIDDKPYTNPDNVKLTELLSINIEKEHKIFDTIIIGGGAAGLTTSIYAQRDRFDSLILEKSTIGGNAFLTEKIENYPGFQSISGPKLMEKMEEQATTYGAVIKTGEEVVSIEKQNNLFSIQTKSTTYLGKTVVLATGSTYRKLNIPNEEALIGSGIHFCATCDGAFYRDKDIIVVGGGNSALEEGIFLAGFCKSVKIVHRSDEFTASETYVEKLKSIKNISTYMNKTSLEFLSNEKGLFNGLKIKDNISNEEAVIEADGVFIFIGLIPNTKSFKAVINLDERGFIKTTALAQTSVDGIFAAGDCREGAIAQVAAATGEGVLASYGIRNYLK is encoded by the coding sequence ATGAATGATATTTTATTGTATGGAGCCGATTGGTGTCCAGATTGCAGAAGAGCTAAAGCATATTTAAAAGAAAACAATGTAGATTTTACCTTTGTAGACGTAGATTTAGATAAAGAAGCAACAGCAAAAGTTGAAGCTATTAATAATGGAAAACGTATTATACCAACCGTTATTATTAAAGATAAATCGTACACAAATCCTGATAATACCGAATTAGCTGCTGTTTTAGGTTTTAATGAAGTTGGAAACGTACAATTATTTGGTGCAGATTGGTGTCCAGATTGTAGAAGAGCAAAAAGTTTTTTACGAGATAATGGTATTAATTTTGATTTTATTGATGTTGACACATACGATTGGGCAACCGCCAAAGTTGAAGCAATTAATAATGGAAAAAGAATTATTCCAACAATATTAATTGACGATAAACCTTATACAAACCCAGATAATGTTAAGTTAACGGAGCTACTTTCAATAAATATAGAAAAAGAGCATAAAATTTTCGACACTATTATTATTGGTGGAGGAGCCGCAGGATTAACAACATCTATTTATGCACAAAGAGATCGTTTTGATAGTTTAATACTTGAAAAATCAACCATAGGAGGGAACGCCTTTTTAACTGAAAAAATAGAAAACTACCCGGGGTTTCAGTCCATTTCTGGTCCAAAATTAATGGAGAAGATGGAAGAACAAGCAACAACTTATGGAGCGGTAATTAAAACTGGCGAAGAAGTTGTTTCCATAGAAAAACAAAATAATTTATTTTCTATACAAACAAAGAGCACAACATATTTAGGAAAAACAGTGGTTTTAGCAACAGGTTCAACCTATAGAAAGTTAAATATACCAAATGAAGAAGCGTTGATAGGTTCTGGAATTCATTTTTGCGCTACTTGCGATGGTGCTTTTTACAGAGATAAAGATATTATTGTTGTAGGAGGTGGAAATTCAGCGCTGGAAGAAGGTATCTTTTTAGCTGGTTTTTGTAAAAGTGTAAAAATTGTGCATCGTTCAGATGAATTTACAGCATCAGAAACCTATGTTGAAAAATTGAAATCTATCAAAAATATTTCTACATATATGAATAAAACTTCATTGGAATTTCTTTCAAATGAAAAAGGATTATTTAATGGTTTAAAAATAAAGGATAATATTAGTAATGAAGAAGCTGTTATAGAAGCAGATGGTGTATTCATCTTTATAGGATTAATTCCTAATACAAAATCTTTTAAAGCTGTTATAAATCTTGATGAAAGAGGTTTTATTAAAACGACAGCATTAGCACAAACATCGGTTGATGGAATATTTGCCGCTGGAGATTGTAGAGAAGGTGCCATTGCGCAAGTTGCCGCAGCTACAGGAGAAGGTGTTTTAGCGAGTTATGGAATTAGAAATTATTTAAAATAA
- the hxpB gene encoding hexitol phosphatase HxpB: protein MEKNTFIFDMDGVIIDSEPLWRQAQIETLLKYNITISISDCIKYTMGKRIEEVALIWCRLHKLTINPKILETSIINLVINLIQTKGEAKKGLYTLLDFLAANNYNIALATSSSLPVINAVFNRLSIAKYFKVVCSADNEVYGKPHPAIYINTAKKLGVNIANCFVLEDSITGLIAAKAASMHTFVIPENNLDPRFSLADHLFSSMLEVQNYLENY, encoded by the coding sequence ATGGAAAAAAACACATTTATATTTGATATGGATGGCGTTATAATCGATTCTGAACCACTCTGGAGACAGGCTCAAATAGAAACACTTCTAAAATACAATATTACTATTTCTATAAGCGATTGTATTAAATATACAATGGGAAAAAGAATTGAAGAAGTTGCTTTAATTTGGTGTCGATTACATAAATTAACTATAAATCCAAAAATACTTGAAACCTCGATTATTAATTTAGTTATAAATTTAATACAAACTAAAGGTGAAGCTAAAAAAGGCTTGTATACACTTTTAGATTTTCTAGCAGCAAACAATTATAATATTGCATTAGCAACTTCCTCTAGCCTACCCGTAATTAATGCTGTTTTTAACCGACTTTCAATTGCTAAATACTTTAAAGTTGTTTGTAGTGCAGATAATGAAGTATATGGAAAACCACATCCTGCAATTTACATTAATACCGCTAAAAAGCTAGGCGTAAATATTGCTAATTGCTTTGTTTTAGAAGATAGTATAACTGGTTTAATTGCTGCTAAAGCAGCATCAATGCATACTTTTGTAATTCCTGAAAATAATTTAGATCCAAGGTTTTCTTTAGCAGATCATCTATTTTCATCTATGCTAGAAGTCCAAAATTATTTAGAGAATTACTAA
- a CDS encoding NUDIX domain-containing protein produces the protein MTSKIIPNVSVDCVIFGYDAKTKSLNVLLIQRQLKDSATNKLLVDDFVLTGYHVYENEKLDETATRILKELTGLDNLYKKQFKSFGNPNRLLNEKDIIWAKSENFNLRTITVAYYFLLQTNEVNLKDNKYNAQWFPIKNLPKLGFDHLEIINQAYEDLKSKATYKPIVFELLPDKFTINELQDLYQCILEIEIDNRNFRRKLINKKYIIPLDEKQVGVTNKPARLYMFSKDIYEKMFKKNNLINI, from the coding sequence ATGACATCTAAAATAATTCCTAATGTATCTGTAGATTGTGTAATTTTTGGTTATGATGCTAAAACTAAATCGTTAAATGTATTATTAATTCAACGGCAATTAAAAGATTCAGCAACGAATAAATTATTAGTAGACGATTTTGTACTTACAGGTTATCATGTTTATGAAAATGAAAAGCTTGATGAAACAGCAACAAGGATTTTAAAAGAATTAACAGGATTAGATAATCTTTATAAAAAACAGTTTAAATCTTTTGGAAACCCAAATAGGTTATTAAATGAAAAGGATATTATTTGGGCTAAAAGTGAAAATTTTAATTTAAGAACAATAACAGTAGCATATTATTTTTTACTTCAAACTAATGAAGTGAATTTGAAAGATAATAAGTACAACGCCCAATGGTTTCCAATAAAAAATCTTCCAAAATTAGGTTTTGATCACTTAGAAATTATCAATCAAGCGTATGAAGATTTAAAATCGAAAGCAACATATAAACCTATAGTTTTTGAATTATTACCTGATAAATTTACAATTAATGAATTACAAGATTTATATCAATGTATACTTGAAATAGAAATTGATAACCGTAATTTTAGAAGAAAGTTAATTAATAAAAAATATATTATTCCTTTAGACGAAAAACAAGTTGGGGTTACTAATAAACCTGCTAGATTGTATATGTTTAGTAAAGATATTTATGAAAAAATGTTTAAGAAAAACAATTTAATTAATATTTAA
- a CDS encoding cytosine permease, with amino-acid sequence METSNNYQQFNNLEAEQLPVAKHKLHNWTHFAGLYAAEHVAATEFVIGATFVALGATTKDIILGLLIGNILAVLSWTLITSPIAVETRLSLYTYLNKIAGDSMTKLYNWANVIIFTVISAAMITVSATAVRFAFNIPAQLNWYPTNLWFIAIVLVVGSVVVSIAIYGFKSVSEFSGICAPWLFVMFTCGAFVLLPALSLEVLEKTIPSGWNDFITLGDKSIWTGVNSNGEPGIGLTEVIGFAWAANTITHFGLIDMALLRFAKKKSYGLATSTGMMFGHYVAWISAGIMGAGAAVIIGKSIVELDPGDVAYYALGWSGFVIVIVAGWTTAVANLYRAGLAAQAIFKNHSRKKTTIVVGLVTMIVACFPFVFSQMLPLLTYAGLLVVPVGAIVFAEHQIFPRIGYTRYWAQYLELTFSTPAIASWALGLIFGFGLNALNVMSFFYLFIPTWIFTILVYTFLAGRYGAKRKYPEAEEKEKLRNIDIVKFQEEQAKEEVVHVKDTSLFTKILRSISLLVLLITVVLACNVLFGSSDEAIYIKNREIFYQYAFICTLTYFITAYWALKRGKTQNS; translated from the coding sequence ATGGAAACATCCAATAATTACCAGCAGTTTAACAATTTAGAAGCAGAGCAATTACCGGTTGCAAAACATAAATTACATAATTGGACTCATTTTGCAGGTCTGTATGCCGCTGAGCATGTTGCTGCTACAGAATTTGTTATTGGAGCAACTTTTGTTGCTTTAGGAGCAACAACTAAAGATATTATTTTAGGATTATTAATAGGTAATATTTTAGCTGTTTTAAGTTGGACACTTATTACTTCTCCAATTGCAGTTGAAACACGATTAAGTTTATACACTTACCTTAATAAAATAGCAGGAGATTCTATGACTAAGCTTTACAATTGGGCAAATGTTATAATTTTTACGGTTATTTCCGCAGCTATGATCACCGTATCTGCAACAGCAGTGCGTTTTGCATTTAATATTCCTGCACAACTCAATTGGTATCCAACAAATTTATGGTTTATAGCAATAGTTTTAGTTGTAGGCTCTGTTGTGGTATCAATAGCAATATATGGTTTTAAATCAGTATCAGAGTTTTCTGGAATTTGTGCTCCTTGGCTTTTTGTAATGTTTACTTGTGGTGCATTTGTTCTTTTACCAGCATTATCTCTAGAAGTATTAGAAAAAACAATACCAAGCGGATGGAACGATTTTATAACATTAGGAGACAAATCTATATGGACTGGTGTTAATAGTAATGGAGAACCAGGTATCGGTTTAACAGAAGTTATTGGTTTTGCTTGGGCTGCAAATACGATTACACATTTTGGACTTATAGATATGGCTTTATTACGCTTTGCTAAAAAGAAATCGTACGGATTAGCTACAAGTACAGGAATGATGTTTGGGCATTATGTTGCTTGGATTTCAGCAGGAATTATGGGAGCTGGAGCTGCTGTAATTATTGGAAAATCTATTGTTGAGCTAGATCCAGGTGATGTTGCTTATTATGCATTAGGTTGGTCTGGTTTTGTTATTGTAATTGTAGCTGGTTGGACCACTGCAGTTGCAAATCTTTACAGAGCAGGTTTAGCGGCACAAGCTATATTTAAAAATCATTCACGTAAAAAAACAACTATAGTAGTTGGTTTAGTAACTATGATTGTTGCTTGTTTTCCTTTTGTATTTTCTCAAATGCTTCCGTTATTAACTTATGCTGGGTTATTAGTAGTACCAGTAGGTGCCATTGTATTTGCCGAACATCAAATTTTCCCTAGAATTGGATATACCAGATATTGGGCACAGTACCTTGAATTAACATTTAGCACACCTGCAATTGCGTCTTGGGCTTTAGGACTAATATTTGGTTTTGGTTTAAACGCTTTAAATGTAATGTCATTCTTTTATCTATTTATTCCAACTTGGATATTTACCATACTTGTTTATACTTTTTTAGCTGGACGATATGGAGCAAAAAGAAAATATCCTGAAGCTGAAGAAAAAGAAAAATTACGAAATATAGATATTGTTAAGTTTCAAGAAGAACAAGCAAAAGAAGAAGTTGTGCATGTAAAAGACACTTCACTTTTTACAAAAATATTAAGAAGTATATCATTACTTGTTTTACTTATTACTGTAGTCTTGGCTTGCAATGTTTTATTTGGTAGTTCAGATGAAGCTATTTATATAAAAAACCGTGAAATCTTTTATCAATACGCATTTATTTGTACCTTAACTTACTTTATTACTGCATATTGGGCGCTTAAACGTGGAAAAACTCAAAACTCATAA
- a CDS encoding mannitol dehydrogenase family protein has protein sequence MKNIINLNQNNLAKIANRIACPKYNRSDIKTGIVHVGIGGFHRAHEAFYTDQLLHDESVKDWGICGVALLDFDTKIYNTLKEQDGLYTLIVKELDGSFTKRVIGSIVDYLFAPENPSKVIEKMASPDVKIITLTITEGGYNYNEATKAFDFDNPLIQHDLEHPQAPKTIFGYLTEALKLRQERGLKGITIQSCDNIQGNGHMAKNMLLSYVKKAAPELVSWIENNVSFPNSMVDRITPATSPTDISNLVETSGIEDAWPVVCEPFKQWVIEDDFIAGRPAWEKVGAQFVEDVVPFEKMKLSLLNAGHSVLGILGDLMGYATIDESVHNNEIKKFLTNYMNIEVTPTLAGLEGVNLDEYKQSLLQRFGNIYIKDQIDRICSESSAKFPIFILPTVHKQLEKNGSVEFASFVVAAWAIYSLGKNENGKPLLIKDAMKAILNEKAILAKENPEAFLEIASIFGKLKDSKIFVNAYTKAYTNIVKYGVEKCVIAINNKVDK, from the coding sequence ATGAAAAATATAATTAATCTTAATCAAAATAATTTGGCAAAAATTGCCAATCGTATTGCTTGTCCTAAATACAATAGAAGTGACATAAAAACAGGAATAGTACATGTTGGTATTGGTGGTTTTCATAGAGCTCATGAAGCTTTTTACACAGACCAATTATTACACGATGAATCTGTTAAAGATTGGGGAATTTGTGGTGTAGCCTTGTTAGATTTTGATACAAAAATTTACAATACACTTAAAGAACAAGATGGTTTATACACTTTAATTGTAAAAGAATTGGATGGTTCTTTTACAAAAAGAGTAATTGGTTCTATAGTTGACTATTTATTTGCACCAGAAAATCCTTCAAAAGTAATTGAAAAAATGGCGAGTCCAGATGTTAAAATTATAACATTAACTATTACTGAAGGTGGTTATAATTACAATGAAGCAACAAAAGCCTTTGATTTTGACAATCCTTTAATTCAACATGATTTAGAGCATCCACAAGCACCAAAAACCATTTTTGGATATTTAACCGAAGCATTAAAATTAAGACAAGAAAGAGGTTTAAAAGGAATAACTATTCAATCTTGTGATAATATACAAGGTAACGGACATATGGCTAAAAATATGCTTTTAAGTTATGTTAAAAAAGCAGCACCTGAATTGGTTTCTTGGATAGAAAATAATGTATCGTTTCCAAATAGTATGGTAGATAGAATTACACCAGCAACATCTCCAACAGATATTTCAAATTTAGTAGAAACATCAGGAATTGAAGATGCTTGGCCAGTAGTTTGCGAACCGTTTAAACAATGGGTTATAGAAGATGATTTTATAGCAGGAAGACCTGCTTGGGAAAAGGTTGGCGCTCAATTTGTAGAAGACGTTGTACCTTTTGAAAAAATGAAATTAAGTTTGTTAAATGCTGGACATTCTGTGTTAGGTATTTTAGGTGATTTAATGGGGTACGCAACTATAGATGAATCGGTTCATAATAATGAAATAAAAAAGTTTTTAACTAATTATATGAATATTGAAGTTACTCCAACTTTAGCCGGTTTAGAAGGTGTTAATTTAGATGAATACAAACAATCTTTATTACAACGCTTTGGAAATATTTATATAAAAGATCAAATAGATAGAATTTGTTCAGAAAGTTCAGCAAAATTCCCAATATTTATTTTACCAACGGTACATAAACAATTAGAAAAAAATGGATCGGTTGAATTTGCATCATTTGTAGTGGCTGCTTGGGCAATTTATAGCTTAGGAAAAAATGAAAATGGTAAACCGTTACTTATTAAAGATGCTATGAAAGCTATATTAAATGAAAAAGCAATATTGGCAAAAGAAAACCCGGAAGCATTTTTAGAAATAGCATCTATTTTTGGAAAATTAAAAGATTCAAAAATATTTGTAAATGCATACACAAAAGCTTATACTAATATTGTTAAATATGGTGTAGAAAAATGTGTTATCGCTATTAATAATAAAGTTGATAAATAA